The sequence AATAAAACTTTGACAAGCTTTTAAGTAATAACCATATACATACAATCTAACTTAATAGTAATTGAGGAGCAATGCAAAAGACAACAACGTTGTGGAAATTATAGCAGAAAGAAGAGAGACAGATGCTGAAACTCGGCCCTTGTCCTGCCTCAACACCATTCCTTCGAGTAAAGGGAAATGCAAAATCGTCGCAAATAACGGGATAAAAGCTTGTAGAAGCATCTCACCCCATTTCTGAGTCTGCAAAATCCTTCCGAATCCAATGATAAATGAAGCAACGTTCAGTATGTAAAGACTGCACAATGGAACCATGAAGCGAGCTGGTGCTTGAAAATCATATACTCCCATTTGGTAACATTTGGTTTGCTGGTCGTCAACCACCTTATTGGTTGGCAGAAAACTGGTTTCCGTCAACCCAATTTTCTCCATTGCAACTTCCAGTCCAGCAAATAAATAGGATGTCAGTGATTTCATCATCCACATCCTTTGCTCGTTCGCCCATGTCTTCATTGAGTGCCCGGTCACGAACACCTCTTGCACGTGTTTGAGTTGCgctgaaaggaaaataaacaaaaagacGACGAAAAGCGGACTTGAAACCTGTCAACAAGCACGAATTTGTCACTTAAGTCGCACGCTCTCAAAATTTTTAGGCGTAATCAACTACTCATAAAGAATTCATTTCAATGAGTACCTCGGGGTACAGAGAAATGCCGCGTATTAGGCAGAGTTGAGGAATGAGGGCTAGAACGTAAAAGGATAGGAAATAAAACTGGCTATAAGGAAATTCTGCATAGCACATGCTATGAAAAGTTGACATTTTCAGGAGTCCATATATGAGGGGAGAAAACCTCGACAACGTGACTTGGTAGAAGCCTACGCTCCATCTCGTTTGCTGAACCAGAATTTCATTAAGACTTATAGGGGTTGCACCCAAGAAACCTGGCCTGGGAGGATCATAATACACAGAAATCCAGCCCTTGCAGTGTAAAATGAAGCCTGTAAAATAGTCTTCCACCACACTGATATATCTGAAGCCCACCTGTAAAGATAAAAATTCTCAAATGTTTAACTTTAATTCCACTTCACTTTTGGAATATGATGTATATAACTTGCCTCTTTCCCCCATTTCGTGTCGTTGTCATAGCTACACGAAGCTAGCAATTGGAGCTCTTTCTGCACTTTATTTTCACCAAACTCATGTTCAATTTGATAATTCCGCCtgtaatatatacttattgaCTTGATGAACTCGTAGGATGAACCAAAACACTTCTCCAACTTGATAAGATCAACATCTGTACGGAGTAGCAAAGGGTAAATGTATCTATACAAACACTCATATGGTTTCAAAGCTTGCTAACAGTAGAATTGGCATTACCCTCTCGAAATTTTTGAGTTCCACAAAGTGCTTccctttttatataaaagcaTGTTCCAGATAAGATTGGTCCTCCCAGCCCATCTAAGCCTTCCCATTTTGACTGAGATTTATACGGATAAAAAACCAACTTATGAgagttaattgataaatagGACAAATAGAGTATTAGTACTGCGCGCAGTTAACATTACCCAAACGGATCTTTGCTGCCCATCATTTATATCCGTCTCATTGATATTGTAAAATCTTTGTGGGAACTGAACAAAACCAAGCTTTGGGGATAATTCAGGGTTGAGATGAAAGCACATAGCTTGGCGGGCCGATGATGGATCGTTGCAGTACATGTCACAGTCCAGGATCAGAATGTATGGTGCATTGCTGATCATTGCAGAGACTCGGAGCTGCAAATCATTTTACAGTAATAAAAagttgagagaaaaaaataacaagaaaaaggatGCTAATTGTGAGCTTTTAGAGGCCCAAAAAGTTTACAAGAACGTTAAGTGCTCCTGCTTTGAAATGGTGCGGATGAGAAGGCCTTTTCTCCCTAGCAACATAAACAAGAAGAGGTATCTTTCTTTTGTCCGAATCCATTCCATCAACATTTGCATCATTAATCAcctgtataaataatttgaaaaaatatattagaagaAACACCATCTCTTAGACTGTATTCTTCTGTAAACAGTATTTTCAATACCTCAATTACGGGCGGATGATCTCTGCTCACAGAAATCCTTGCATCTGCAATGATTTTCGCCACAGATTCCTTGAATTCCATGTACCTCTTCTGCATTCATTTCAATACAACCAAATTTTAGGAGGGTgctgtataattattatcaaatatagGCTTGCCGATGGGATGGGTAGGgtaatatacttaaaaaataactcTGAAACCCATACCTATATAAAAAGCCCTACCGTACCCTATACCTAGAGCCTTTCATGTTGATTCCATAACTGCTCAAAATTATGCAAACTTAACTTgacatttagaaaattaaaaaaatacaaattaaggCTTGTACTTTTTGGATTTTCAACGTTAGTTCATATATTCATATACATAGATGTATTACATGTATAGATACAAAAGTACTACATTGATGAAAGTTTGTTTGACATTTCCAACATTTTCCCTTCACAATAAAAGTACTATTACTATTACATATAATGCAATTATGATTTATGCTATGTGATAATTTCTTGCAaaacataattcttttttgcaATGTTCttgattaaatacatatatgtatttaacatatataaatgcatataATGCGCAATCAATTGAGACACATTAGataggaattaatttagtcattttataaaaaatacttatataatttgatgaaatcaaatcttatcaaaaaataaaatttaatttcaatattttgaagtaataaaaagaatataaaatataatcaaaattaaaatttaatatatataaatatgaactaACGTAAATATCTCttagaataatattattttatgaacttaattatgtgatattttaaataaattgtgcCAAATACCCTGAGTCCTACACATGTACTATACTTCCTTGTATGATTGATAAAAACACATGGACTCAAGAAATAGtgtttaagttaattaaaGCGAAATATCAAACCTTGATTTCCTTCTTCTCAGCTATGAACTCAGTCCTATGGAACATGGCAACAGGAGCACTTTCGTCTGTCAAAAAGTAAGCCTCCGGGCACGCAATATTCACCTTATATTTTCTGCAGAATGGAACCCACGACTTGGAGAATTTCCAAGCCTGTTTAAGGGCCTGGAAAGTTGCAAGACAACCCCCGTCGTCTGAAAGATAAACCTGAAGCTTATCAGGAGGATAATCAAGTGTCATAGCTGATATGACAGTGTTCATAACTTCCAAACAGGGCTCTTTGTTAGGATCAGCGGTGCATATAAACACATCAATGGGAGGAAGCTTTTCATCTCCCGGCAATCTTTCAGGGTATGCTTTTCGAATAACAGGTTTCCATTTTGAGGCCTGACTGAGAAGCCAAATGAAAGACAGTATGAGCTCAGAAATGAGGATGAGAATGTGGGGTAAAAGGAGAGCAGTACTGTCCTTGGTTTTGATGATTTGGGTAAGGGAACTGAGCCTGTAGTAAAACAAGGCTAGTAAAGCAATTCCATGAAGGAAAGCGTGGAGCCTGTTTATTACTAGCTCAGTGTTCTTGACACGCCAATCACTGAGAGGAAGTGAATTCTccatttttacttcttttgcTGATGCACACTAGGGAAATGAACCAAATCTTGCTCTATTTATAGTTGAAGTCGTGGGATCCCGTTCTAACAACCGTGTTCCTGCATCgacaacataaaatattattattgtcttTATTTGAAGTAAAGAGTGACTCCAGGAAGGTTCCCAATATGCAATGAGTTGAGCTTCATCATTTCATCATACATTGCGTCATACAtacaaaaaatagagaagATGAGAAATAATAGATAGCATCCTTTTGCTTGCTTTAGAGTATGCGGGTGTtagtctatttttatattaatagaaaatgtacgtgattttttgtgattaaaaatacatgattatgagttttatgggattaaaagtAATATCTATCAAAGTTgggtaccaaaataaattctacccttattttatgggactaaaaaggtATTTTAAGATTTAGTGATAGAAAATTGTGCATAAAGTTGacactaaaattaattaatgacacATATAAAGTATCCACAACCTAATAAcgacaaataatatatattgttgttaCTATAAAATCTGTTTATTTACGTATATATAATGACGACTTTGTGCGTGAGTTTTGTccctaataattataagtaacaTGATCGATCATCGTTGTTGTCATTTAATGTATATTCTAAAGTGATATTTCGAAATTCTCACTTgatattttgtgatattgaaattgatatttttcttttgaccATTTGATTGATTATGTTGATAggaattcaatttaattgttaataatgattaattgcatttacaaACGAGATGATGATAAGAATAAGATAGGCAGtatgaacaaaaagaaatgttaATCTGaacacatatttttatttttaataagataGGCAGTATGAAGAAAAGCTGCTTAATTCATTCAaatgatttcaattttttatatatgttaccCTATTAGCATATTACGTATATCACAATGCAGATCTCTTACCTGTCATTAACAATCAACATAAAATGATCTAAACCTACCAAAAATGTTTGTTCACACGtatataggaataattacgctcttttttttggatttggtGTAACTACACATAAATTCTTCatggtttagaaaattatatttagcaccctTGATGTTTGCTtctgtttaataaataagtctcaTCCGTttgttaaaattcactgaacttgctgatattaacaaaaaattgaatgaaaattgttatttaccgttactttatttaaaactgatttattgcaggtcaaacattttttttctaactacactatccttataacggtgaagatatgtCTCCTCGCATGCATTGACGCGTGAAAATATaggagggtaatttgatcataaaaagattcatCTGACCTGttataagtcagtaataaatcaatcgggagtaaataaagatttatttctgactttttttattaatattagcaaattcgataaattttgaccaatgAAAGGACTTATTCGTTAGACGAGAGCAAACAtcaggggtgctagatgtaatttctcaaaccacagggggtctatgtgtaatttacacatttagtccAAAACATCTCAGATGTGGTCCTTCTCTGgtaaatttaatcttttattgacAGTTCATAACAACTTATAATTACAGGACAAAAAGTGACATATATTATAGCGTGAAagggattaaaattgcaaatacaggactaaatttataaaaaatgaccTATTTAGAACTAAATTCGCcagaaaaacataaatgtgtaaataaagaaagttacaaaaccaaaaaaataattttgccaTTACTTTAACACTATAAttcaatgtaaaatataattaaataaactaattaaaatatatttttatttttacacaaaagtctatacaaaattgaaatgaaaatgaaaacataaataatgaAGTTGTAACTCGTAAGATTTCCAGCATGAATAATTTCGTGGAAATGCGTGCATGTACCGACCGTCGCTCTACCCttctattcaaaattaattaacaaactTGACCAAGACTTAATTAAGGACTTTTCAGATGGTCCAaccattttaatatatattttcctacGCTCACTCCAAATTCTGTGTATCTGTGTTAATTGTTCAGTTAGTTTTTcgttaaatgtattttttgtaattttataattaataaattagttaattattatttcataaaaaatattgtaaaatttcttaaataattatatattttcttattttgaaaatattgttcaaaagttgatgtaaaaatataaaattttatattaccaTTTTcctaataaaagaattagtagCAAAAAGTTAGAAACAGTGATGAGGATTAcagtaataaataaacaaagcaAACGTATATAGTCTAAATTTAACAACCAAATTAAGTACAAATACAATGATAGTTAGAAAAGCCTACCAACCTTAAGATATTCAATATAAACATTGTTGGAGTAGTTAAAGAGGTTGTtagaaaaggcaaaaaaagaaaagaaaacacataTAAACATGTTTGTGAGAGTATAAAATTTGTCTAAGATAGAATTTATTTGACGATAATTTCCAGccaaaatttacaattttactaaaatattcttttaaaaaatattttaccttaTAATATTCATGAAACTGAAATCATTTGATAGCCTAACTTTTTaatcacaattttaatttagtttttcgTCTAGGGCACGATGATTTGAGATGAAACTGTTTTTG comes from Sesamum indicum cultivar Zhongzhi No. 13 linkage group LG10, S_indicum_v1.0, whole genome shotgun sequence and encodes:
- the LOC105171678 gene encoding cellulose synthase-like protein G1 produces the protein MENSLPLSDWRVKNTELVINRLHAFLHGIALLALFYYRLSSLTQIIKTKDSTALLLPHILILISELILSFIWLLSQASKWKPVIRKAYPERLPGDEKLPPIDVFICTADPNKEPCLEVMNTVISAMTLDYPPDKLQVYLSDDGGCLATFQALKQAWKFSKSWVPFCRKYKVNIACPEAYFLTDESAPVAMFHRTEFIAEKKEIKKRYMEFKESVAKIIADARISVSRDHPPVIEVINDANVDGMDSDKRKIPLLVYVAREKRPSHPHHFKAGALNVLLRVSAMISNAPYILILDCDMYCNDPSSARQAMCFHLNPELSPKLGFVQFPQRFYNINETDINDGQQRSVWSKWEGLDGLGGPILSGTCFYIKREALCGTQKFREDVDLIKLEKCFGSSYEFIKSISIYYRRNYQIEHEFGENKVQKELQLLASCSYDNDTKWGKEVGFRYISVVEDYFTGFILHCKGWISVYYDPPRPGFLGATPISLNEILVQQTRWSVGFYQVTLSRFSPLIYGLLKMSTFHSMCYAEFPYSQFYFLSFYVLALIPQLCLIRGISLYPEVSSPLFVVFLFIFLSAQLKHVQEVFVTGHSMKTWANEQRMWMMKSLTSYLFAGLEVAMEKIGLTETSFLPTNKVVDDQQTKCYQMGVYDFQAPARFMVPLCSLYILNVASFIIGFGRILQTQKWGEMLLQAFIPLFATILHFPLLEGMVLRQDKGRVSASVSLLSAIISTTLLSFALLLNYY